The Mytilus edulis chromosome 5, xbMytEdul2.2, whole genome shotgun sequence genomic interval TTGCAAGTGGCGTCTACCATGTAAgagtttgtggttatttgataaatattttatgtttgtttgagTTTACGAATTAGAACTTAATGGCTTAAAAATTTCTTTGAAATGTactttgtatctgtcatattttcttcaaaatcaaagaaatgcattttacccctatgtttcaTTTTAGCAAATAgtggctatgtttcttgacatacatgaaaataaaatataaaattattttaaacttaTGGCCGTTCCAAAGGAACTGTGAGCTAAAATCACTGTTAATAAGGAGGCTCAGGTGTCTTCCTCCTACTTGGAGTGGATAATTATCACTCTACACCTTCAGTGAAatttgcaaattttgagagtagtatGTAATTCACATGTAAGACTTCTAatgttaaccctttcctccattgacatttttttttacacatacctgattcgcataggattttttcaattaaaaaaaatcatcaggtttaaagtatcaATGCATTGCAAAAaggaatatttcatcaatgaaatttaaGTCAGATATTCTCTTGAATATCCttttatattagatacaaattttattaggtCTGATAAAGATTTTTCCTAGATAAGACGTTTCAACTGAGGCACTACACatgcgtcaaaaggcgtcattatggagtaaagagGGTGGCGTtaaaaagcgtcattatggaggaaagggttaacatAGAAAATTATGTTTCATCATATTTACAGCTGTATTTTCCAAAAAGCACATTTTTTTCCCCTTTAaatttgccaaataaggggagatatCTCAgataaagttattttaaaatagaaagtgttgtgaattTACCGATTCTAATATGTAGCAAGAAAATAAGTCTgctgaccccattttttctttttcttatctgaaggCAAGTTATAacagctatcttctcatattttatctatatataatCTATGAtgaagttttctttttatcacacaaaattggATTTTTCATGCATAATATACAacatctgacaattttgcacaacctgtagcgtgaaataAAGTctggtgacccatactttttattttattttaaaaaaaaagcattataaaacttcattttgattaattattaaaaacattCTATGGATTTTGATTTAAAGCAAaacttatcaatttaaaaaaactcTATTTTTTTGTAGCTTGTTTGGTTCATTGCCAAATATCATGTCTTCCAGGACTGTTTATAAAGATGCTGTGTGAAAATTTATATATTGATAGTTAGTTGCTTAACGTCTATTGGCAGACGTTTCATGCATGTTgaggacaaaaacaaattaataattaataCAAAAGGTAGGTCTTGTAAGAGAGGACACCCAGAATGAAGGTTTGGAAATTTTGAGCTACTTGAAAATGAGGGTATTATGTATAAAGACAGACATTTTGCTTGCAGCAGGTCACCCAGGGAGCCCCAAAAGAAATTTGCTAGTGTTATTTACGTGCAGAGAGCATGGTACTCTATATACATGAGGCATTGGAACATGATGATCAGACATAATGTCATGTTACACATAATATCATTTGCTGTACTTTATAGAAGTTTTGCCTCCTAAGGGGAGCTTTGGAAATATGGTCATTTGGGTCTATTTCCGACTGACAGTTAAACCTTTGCCAAAGTGGGTCATCTGTTTGGCTGTGTGAGTTGTACAAGTGCACAGTCATGTCTGGTCAGAATATTATTTGACCAATCGATTTTATTCATATACACACgtataagattttaaaaaatctgtATCTTTTATTCCATACTACAACCGGCCCTGTTTGAACTAAACATCATCAttaaataaggagatttggtataattgccaatgaaacactAACCACTAGAATCCAAATAAGTACATTAAAGAAACTCGTGGTCAATAACAGCCTTCAAAAACTAGCAAAACCCATGCCATACAGACAGCTATATAAGGTCTAAACATAATTTATTGTCaaccaattcaaaccaaatgAAATGCTCAGCAGGGTGCAGCTTAATAAGACAGCAGAGGTGGAAActtgaacagttgggacaagtatAACCACTACATTTAAACTTGATatagctctaaatttggattgagattataatttgacaaatcattggtttctgacacagaataaatgtggccAAAGaactgaaaattttgaaattaaactttTATCTATTATGGCCCAATATCCAAAATCAGAATACATTTAGATTCAGTATATTATAGAACACATAGGCACTTTTCTCTGAATTATAACACCATGAATATGCACtgcatttctttttaataataattgtaAATTCAAATAATCACAACTATACCTACCTTAAGTTAATATTCATAACCCAAATCTTTTTGATAGAGTAATTTTGTTCCCCTTTTTGTTATGTGTGACATAAAACATAAAGAAAGAAACTTGGAATGGGTATGAAAAATATGTGCAAGTAATACACTGTCCCCACTAGGTACTGTATTTGTAGACAACGGAAATCAAAGGGGGATAATTGAGTCATAAGGTTTTTAGTTTACAAGGAAAGTAGCATACAGGTCTGTTATTTTCTGAAATTTAAATCTGAATACGAATAGTTAATCTCACCACCTGATTGGCATCCCATTGTCTCATATTTTGTGAAAGTTGTCACAATTTagacaaaaatcattttttttttttatcttagatCAAAGATGGCCATCATATTGATATCTTAACTGCTAAAGAGGAGATAGAAAACATTACCAAAATAACCATTATGgtaattatagattatcattggtcatctcaactagATTGATTTTTTCGCTTGAGCCAGTACCGAAAAAGTGAGAAAAACAATGGAGTTgaaatgaccaatgataatctgtttaacGCTATATTTCCTATGATGACATTATAAATTTCATTGAAAATGCCACATGTATCCTTAGTTACTAgctataatttttcatatcactctactgtactgagaaaggaaattatcactcaataagatcaaaggaaaatttcataaaatattgataaataccATTACTTACATTCTTTAATTGTTTTCAGTTGCGTTTCTACTTCTTCCATTATTACTTTGAGGTCTTCTAAATGTTGCTGAACCTGCACTGCATCTGTGATTATATCAAATTTCTGTGCAGCAGTCTGACTTTTGGTGAGGTAGGCATCTCGTAAAGCTGGGTGTTTAGCAGCTAAATGGGTTAAAACTCGCAATCTCTTGGCAAAATTTtctgaaagagaaaaaaattatgacaactaatttcacaaaaagaaaaaaaaaaactttatattaaTAAAGCTACAACTAGAACCTTTGAAACTGAGATCCTCTCATAAGAgccatgtttatttgtttttgtccaAATGCCCTGTGGTGAAATAGATTTCTAGGCACATCCATATGTCAGGTCTTGTAAGTGCTTATATATTATATTACATAAAATGGACTTACAACATTGATTTTccatatcattttaatttttgaggGGCAAAAGACAAAATAATCCTGTTCCTGAGTCTTACAGGTATTCATCTGAGATATTGATAATGTAAACTTTTGATATACATGatttaaattaaatcaaactctaaaatatgtaaacattattTCCATTTCCATTAATAATCAACTGAAATTTGTTTTGTCCATCCAAGGGTtgctatgataaaatataaatgtttatttatatcgGATGAGAACTACAAGTGGCAGAAGAAATTAAGAAATAGAAGGGGATCCACGAGAATTTATTACCTTGATAGTTTAAGATTTAAATCTTGTTTGTGACACACCCCTATGTAGTGAGGAACACTTATAACAAGTATTTACCAGCATTTTCTTCTCTTACTCTAATATAATGTGTGTTAAGAGGTTACACAGCATATACAAAACTCAAatgcaatatacaatgtacaaactttcaaaattctttatttttaactGATCATGGATTGAACCCTTAGTCTCATGACACTTAGGTTCAGCACCCTTTCATCATAccatttggttttaaaaaaagaatgtgtaCTTTAATCCATATATCTCAAACAAAATCTATAATAAGGTTCATCAAAATTAGTCTGACATTTGGACATGTAGTTTGACATAGGTTGGAGTTTCTTTGTTATCCTAATTTACAACATGGTCATAGCTCTCAAATGACAAGACATATGTGTCATTAAGTTTCTTGAATAGTGTTTATAATCAAATAATTTCAAGAAGCACACTCAAATATTCAACTGAAACCtcaatttggtcttttttttGCATTATAAAAGGGCATGTCTCCAGAAATTATCAAGCAGGGCTTGCATTTAATAGATTTATAGAAAAATCATCCTGTTGGTCATGTTGGTAGCTAGACTGTGCagatttgtttattgtattttattaacattaaaataaacacTACTAATCATTATCAATTGCTTACCTCTCATACTCCTCTGTGTAGCTCCAGGGATCTGACAACCAGACTCGGACAAATGTGGATGATATATTATACCATATGTTATTATATCCATTTGTATGCTGTCTAATTTTCTCTGAAGTGAGGCTACTTTTTTTCCTAATTCAGATTCACCACCAGGAACCAATAATGGACCTtctgtttaattaaaataaattataattaaataaaacattgttacatctgacatttgtcatatatatgtaggactctaaagtgcgatggggacgctaaagtacgattgtcacgctaaagtgcgatggtctacgctaaagtacgatgtctacacacgctaaagtgtgatggtccgcgaaagtatagacgtaataAACGTACTATGGATTATTACGTGAACAGTCTTTTATATGAACATGCCGAAAGATTAATgtagaatatttgattaacaactttAAAGCAAATGTCCATGACTTACTCAGTTTAAACATGATAACTGTGTTTTGTCGGCTGAAGCAAATGTGGGGTTTTTTTCGGTGCTAGAAGGACTTTTGTCCTGCAGTCGACCATCTTACTATACAGATACGAAAGTATACGTATAAATATTCTTTATCCTGTTTCTATTTGAAGCTAACGGATACAttgaaatcattgtttatgttgcagtttacTTTGCCGTCCCCGttcaaatattgattttaatgaaaagtaaagtCGGTAACAGgtacgtgcctgtcccaagtcaggagcctgtaattcagtggttgtcgtttgtttatgtgttacatatttgattttagttaatttttttatacaaataaggccgttagttttcttgtttgaattgttttacattgtcttatcggggccttatatagctgactatgcggtatgggctttgctcattgttgaaggccgtacggtgagctatagttgttaatgtcagtgtcattttggtcttttgtggatagttgtctcattggcaatcataccacatcttcttttttatacgtcATGTTTCCATgcgtaaatcataaattgtcTGCTGAAAAATTAgaacgaattttgtatttgtaatttacaatgacGACTTTGAGAGGATATGTTCACATTAGTGATATACTGTGTGAACGGCAAGCTacaccaattatccaaatatGTGATACCggcctgaattaaaaaaaaaatatacaggaTACATACACATAGATTTTTGTCACACCTAAATTACCATTTTAGCAATTATTACGTGGTCGTTCTTCTTCATTTAAAACAATGACCACTTAAGACTATCGGTAATTATAAAGCctatcaaatatgtcataaaaccTTGTACTAGCTTTCGCAAGAAGACTATTTTTTAAATCCGTGTTCTTTAATACTTTAAGCCCTTTAACATTACACTTTTAgtccatcgcactttagtgtGACCATCGTAttttagcgaacaaacaaccatcgcactttagcgtgatacaccatcgtactttagcatagaccatcgcactttagcgtgaccatcgcactttagagtcctacatatatacatgatatctTTAGATTATTGAAACAATTTTCATAGTTtcctcaacaacaaaaaagacaaattatGAAATCTGCCTTCATTatattaacttatatatatatatatgttatcatgGAGCATGATTTAGTTTAACTTTCTTGAGCAAAAACTGCCTCATGCATCATGAATCATGTGAATGTAACAATTATATTTGAGAGAAGACCAAGAACTGCTGTTCTGATTCTTAAAAAgtatgaaagaaagaaaaaaagaacaagaAAATCATTAATGTATACCCCAGTATTCTGTATTCAAGTCATCAGTTGAAATTGACATttattcaatttctttttaattcaCTGGTATTTGGACCACAACCTTGGACATTGTCCCATATGTTGCACAAATAGTATCTGTCCAAGGGCCCATGCAATAAAATAGCATAGAGAATTGAAGGCTTAAGACCAATTGCAATGCAATTTcgaaggggcataactcttttataATCTTGACTGGAACTAATTTTTGAAGCTGAGATAATACTGATATAAATCTTTgctataatttcataaaaaagtgGAAAGAATTGTTCACATGACATGAGTTTAATGAGAGAGCTAACAATGCAATTTCcacatttaaatatttacaaggggcataactcttttaaaaagttGTTAATCCTCACCATCTACATGTAACAATATTGGTGTGAGTAGATTTTACGTATTCTTACCTGCTGGATAGGCTGTATCAATATACTTAATAATCTTGTCTGGTTCTGTAATGATGTTCTCTTCATCTTGTAAGACTGGTACATGGACACCTTCTGGGTTTAATTTTACATACCAAGGAGCATTGTGTTGTCCAGAGAACAGACTGACCAGCTTTGGTTTAAATGGTACCTCTTTTTCAAAGAATGCAAGAAGAACCTAGAAAACAATCCAATAACACTTATCATTCTGCATTCAAATTATTCCTCAGAAAAGCAATAACCTCCACTAACACTTAAACGCCAGCCAAGGTCAATGAATAATAAATTTACATTATTACGTAATGTAGGAAAGTGCTAAGACGGATTTTGTTAACTGAGGTATTATACATTGTAATTAGAACCTACTAAATACTTGATTCATGTTATTTTATCACTAATAAAGTAGATTGTTTAGTTAcattcataaaataaataaaataaaatgtgttttggttcacaaacaaaaaatattaatttaaggAGATGTTGTAAGATTGCCAATATTTAGGACAACTTTCCAAATGAAGTGAATTTAAGCAACCTAACAAAACTATTTAGGTCAcccttaaaaatataatttttgtttgtttgatgtgACTAATAGGGTTTGGTTTGTATGTAGGTACTAAGTAGGTAGGTAATTTTGTTTAAGGAAAACAACATAAGTTATAACTTCCGAAAATGTTGTGTCAGCATGGTAAGAAGATCATGAAGCAAGAAAGtttgttatataatttttttcttgtggccatttaaagtaattttatttGAGTCCTTTTATTTGTTTGAACATTGTGTATGGAGGTGCAGCAGTTCAACTTCTGTTTGTCTAAGAAATATTACTCCACATACTTTTGCCACTTATTGGTGAATACCAATGacagatccagggggagggttcagggggttggaacccccctttttattggatgatcaatgcatttgaatagggacatatggttggaacacTCCTTGATACTGGGTTTGGAACCCCTTTTGAAAATGTCTGTTTCCGCCCCTGAATACCTTCAGTTGAATAATTTAAAGATTTTGACATTACAGTGCAAAAATAATTGTCGTAGAATGTTCAAATAAGACAAGTTTTTCAGAATCCCAAAGAGATATATTAATGATTAGAAGACAGCCAAAATTACTCAATTACACAATTGGCAACTTAAGTTTTATTTTGACCTGTTCTTCAAAAACAGGATCACTAAAAACTAATGCATGCAATGTTAATTTTTGTAATATGCTTGACTTTTCTGCATGTTTCATCCTCGGAGACTAATACAATGAATGCTCCCCAAAGGAAAACATAAATGATAGACAGAAGTATCCATTTGGGTCATACCGATAACTTCGAAAATAATTCAACAACATTGTGGAAAATGAGATGGAAAGGTTGGTACATTTATCAGGGTGAAATGCCATAAGCCAATCTGACTCCCATCAAGCTGCTGAGTCTAGGTCAAGTTGTAGTTTATAACAATCATCTTGTGTTTTTATTTCCCTGTAAATTATGCTGTCATCAGCAAAGAGTCTAAGCTTGCTTTGTTGTAGGTATTTCGGTAAgtcatttatatacatgtagatgagaAACAGTATTTGGCCCAATACTGTTCCTTGTGGTACACCAGATGTTACGGGTACTGAGGTGGAAGAAATGCCATAAATGACTACTGTTTGTGTTCTGTCCTGTAAAAATGCCTGAATCCAATTTAGAGTGTTATTTTCAATACCATAGAATTTGAGCTTGTAAAGGAGGTGACAATGTGAGACTTTTTCGAACGCTTTAGTGAAGTCCATTATGATCAAGTCAATTTGTGTGTTTCTGTTATTTGATTGTGCTAGTTCTTGAATGTAGTCTATTAACTGTGTTTCACACGACCTTGATATTTTTAAGCCATGCTGAAGATCgtataatatatgatatttttcaaGATGAGACATGATGCTACTTGTAATGATGTGCTCCATGAGCTTGCAACATATGTAGGTTAAAGATATTGGCCTGTAGTTTACTGGTTTGTATTTTTGCCCCTTTTTGAAGGCTGGGGCTACATTAGTATGTTTCTGGTCCTTAGGTGTTTCTCCAGTTTCAAGTGACTTTTTAAATATCAATGTAAGGATTGGTGAGATTTGTTCCTTTAGTTCTTTAAGGCCTCTGCCATTGATATTGGCCGGACCAGCTTTGTGTGGATTTATGTTCGACAGTAATTTTGTAATACCTGCTTCAGTGATTGTTATTTTTGCCATTTTCGGGTGAGGACTTGTACCTTTGTCTGGGATGTTATCATC includes:
- the LOC139524848 gene encoding ganglioside-induced differentiation-associated protein 1-like; translation: MTQIGVKKKFTLFYFPTSFSSQKVLLAFFEKEVPFKPKLVSLFSGQHNAPWYVKLNPEGVHVPVLQDEENIITEPDKIIKYIDTAYPAEGPLLVPGGESELGKKVASLQRKLDSIQMDIITYGIIYHPHLSESGCQIPGATQRSMRENFAKRLRVLTHLAAKHPALRDAYLTKSQTAAQKFDIITDAVQVQQHLEDLKVIMEEVETQLKTIKESNNTFEDDLWLFGPMYTAADISLTVLLIRFTLLGMDTLYFPSKTCPYTHNYFKQVQKRSSYVKLQKEISNLRLTLLWENFKMASPYIGSLAGACVIGGVIYWLYNKYK